A single genomic interval of Psychroserpens sp. NJDZ02 harbors:
- a CDS encoding TraR/DksA family transcriptional regulator — MASDINVRHSDKELARFKVLILDKIEKAKHDLKLIKSAYMNDHNNGTDDTSPTFKAFDEGSETMSKESNSELAIRQEKFIRDLKNALIRIESKTYGVCRVTGKLINPKRLELVPHATLSIEAKNMQK, encoded by the coding sequence ATGGCATCAGATATAAACGTAAGGCATTCAGATAAAGAATTAGCACGATTTAAAGTGTTAATTCTTGATAAAATAGAAAAAGCTAAGCACGATTTAAAGTTAATTAAAAGTGCTTATATGAACGATCATAATAACGGTACAGACGATACGTCTCCAACCTTTAAGGCGTTTGATGAAGGTAGTGAAACAATGAGTAAAGAGTCTAACTCGGAACTTGCTATTAGACAAGAAAAGTTTATTCGTGACCTTAAAAATGCTTTAATTAGAATTGAAAGTAAAACGTATGGTGTGTGTCGTGTCACAGGGAAATTGATTAATCCTAAGCGATTAGAGTTAGTGCCTCACGCAACGTTAAGTATCGAAGCAAAAAATATGCAAAAATAA
- a CDS encoding lipoprotein signal peptidase yields the protein MNIKKASLLIIVILLIDQISKVYVKTHFVLGEDVTVFNWFKIYFIENSGMAWGTKLSDILPFMTDRTAKVCLTVFRVFAIFGIGYWLVNTIKKQESKTLVLALVFIFAGALGNILDSVFYGVLFDGSVSQVASFLPTEGYDSLLHGKVVDMLYLPIWKGYLPEWVPGIGGDYFTFFEPVFNIADVAISIGFCILIFFNKKAFPKREED from the coding sequence ATGAATATAAAAAAAGCATCCTTACTAATTATTGTTATTTTACTTATTGATCAAATAAGTAAAGTCTATGTCAAAACGCATTTTGTTTTAGGAGAAGATGTGACTGTTTTTAATTGGTTTAAGATCTATTTTATTGAAAATAGTGGTATGGCTTGGGGAACTAAATTAAGTGATATTCTTCCGTTTATGACGGATAGGACGGCTAAGGTGTGTTTGACTGTGTTTAGAGTTTTTGCAATTTTTGGTATTGGATACTGGTTGGTAAATACTATAAAAAAGCAAGAGTCTAAAACGTTAGTTTTGGCATTAGTATTTATTTTTGCAGGGGCATTGGGTAATATCTTAGATTCAGTGTTTTATGGCGTTTTATTTGATGGTAGTGTTAGTCAAGTCGCTTCTTTTTTACCTACGGAAGGTTACGATAGCTTGTTGCATGGTAAGGTTGTTGACATGTTATATTTACCAATATGGAAAGGCTATTTACCAGAATGGGTTCCAGGCATTGGAGGTGACTATTTTACGTTTTTTGAACCCGTTTTTAATATAGCAGATGTTGCTATTAGTATCGGGTTCTGTATTTTGATTTTCTTCAATAAAAAGGCGTTTCCTAAGCGTGAAGAAGATTAA
- a CDS encoding 5-formyltetrahydrofolate cyclo-ligase, translating to MKKAELRRKYKALRGSLSEANIDDKSIAIANRLLTLSIWDYSFYHLFLTIETHQEVNTDFILNILSGKDKNIVISKSDFKTNTLSNYLLTDATTLKLSAYNIPEPVDGIDISNNKIDVVFVPLLAFDTKGHRVGYGKGFYDNFLASCKPNTIKIGVSFFEAEAEIEDVFENDVTLDYCVTPEKIYTF from the coding sequence ATGAAAAAGGCTGAATTAAGACGAAAATATAAAGCTTTGCGAGGCTCGCTTTCTGAAGCTAATATTGATGATAAAAGCATTGCTATTGCCAATCGACTACTAACGTTATCCATTTGGGATTATAGTTTTTACCACTTGTTTTTAACTATTGAAACACATCAAGAAGTTAATACCGATTTTATACTAAATATCCTTTCGGGGAAAGATAAAAACATTGTCATTTCTAAAAGCGATTTTAAAACGAATACGCTAAGTAATTACTTATTAACTGACGCCACAACCCTTAAACTAAGCGCTTATAACATTCCAGAACCTGTAGACGGCATAGACATCTCCAATAACAAAATTGACGTTGTTTTTGTTCCGCTTTTAGCATTTGACACCAAAGGACATCGCGTAGGTTACGGTAAGGGATTCTACGATAACTTTTTAGCATCCTGCAAGCCAAATACTATAAAAATAGGGGTATCCTTTTTTGAAGCTGAAGCTGAAATTGAAGATGTTTTTGAAAATGATGTTACACTTGATTACTGTGTTACTCCAGAGAAAATTTATACCTTTTAA
- a CDS encoding succinylglutamate desuccinylase/aspartoacylase family protein: MYTNDVLEILGETIKPGQSAEVSFNVAKLHTRTPVDVPIIIERSKKPGPTVLFTAGIHGDEINGVEIVRQLISKGINKPKIGTTICIPVLNIFGFINMERAFPDGRDLNRVFPGTKNGSLASRVAYELIQEVVPHADFIIDFHTGGAFRFNAPQIRIEQGSEDDDVMAEIFGAPFILYSQNLNKSFRNACNKLGKPILLYEGGKSFDLDNAVTNTGVNGAKRIMNHFGMLRRQFKVSEPKKECVKITESSWLRAKHSGMFKATVKLGIEVKVGDDIGNITDPYGKFNHFVKSKHAGYIININQSPIVYQGDALFHVSTEVLK; encoded by the coding sequence ATGTACACAAACGACGTTTTAGAAATTTTAGGAGAGACTATAAAGCCTGGGCAAAGCGCAGAAGTTAGTTTTAATGTTGCAAAATTACACACTAGAACACCAGTTGATGTTCCTATTATCATAGAACGTTCTAAAAAACCAGGACCAACCGTACTATTTACGGCAGGAATCCATGGTGACGAAATAAACGGAGTAGAAATTGTCCGACAATTAATATCCAAGGGTATTAACAAACCCAAAATAGGAACAACCATTTGTATTCCTGTACTTAACATTTTCGGTTTTATAAATATGGAACGTGCCTTTCCTGATGGTCGTGATTTAAATCGTGTCTTTCCAGGAACAAAAAACGGATCTTTAGCCAGTCGCGTGGCTTACGAGTTAATACAAGAAGTTGTGCCTCATGCTGATTTTATAATTGATTTTCATACAGGAGGCGCATTTCGTTTTAACGCCCCGCAAATACGTATAGAACAAGGTAGCGAAGACGATGATGTTATGGCCGAAATTTTTGGCGCGCCATTTATATTATATTCTCAAAACTTAAATAAATCGTTTAGAAATGCCTGTAACAAATTAGGAAAACCGATCTTATTATATGAAGGAGGAAAATCTTTTGACCTAGACAACGCCGTAACCAACACAGGCGTGAATGGCGCAAAACGTATTATGAATCACTTCGGCATGTTACGTAGACAATTTAAAGTCTCAGAACCTAAAAAAGAATGTGTTAAAATAACAGAAAGTTCTTGGCTTAGAGCAAAGCATTCTGGTATGTTTAAAGCCACGGTTAAACTTGGTATAGAAGTTAAAGTTGGTGATGACATTGGAAACATTACAGATCCTTACGGAAAATTCAACCATTTTGTCAAGTCTAAACACGCTGGTTATATTATAAACATCAATCAATCTCCTATTGTTTATCAAGGAGATGCTTTGTTTCATGTATCCACAGAAGTTTTAAAATAA
- the rimK gene encoding 30S ribosomal protein S6--L-glutamate ligase gives MNIVILSRNANLYSTDRLVEEGEKRGHKIEIIDPLKCDIIIETEKPTIFYKDRYLDYVDAIIPRIGASVTFYGCAVVRQFEMMNVFTTASSEAILRSRDKLKSLQRLSKAGIGMPKTVFTNYSRDVEEVIQHVGGVPVIIKLLEGTQGLGVVLAESKNAAESVLEAFNGLEARVIVQEFIKEAKGADLRALVVNGEVVGAMKRQGKEGEFRSNLHRGGSANIIKLSEAELQVARKASLALKLPVCGVDMLQSERGPLLLEVNSSPGLEGIENATGKNIAKNIINYIENNTQK, from the coding sequence ATGAACATTGTAATTTTATCTAGAAACGCTAATTTATACTCAACAGACCGTTTAGTAGAAGAAGGTGAAAAAAGAGGTCATAAAATAGAAATAATAGATCCATTAAAATGTGATATTATTATTGAAACAGAAAAACCTACCATCTTTTATAAAGACCGTTATTTAGATTACGTCGATGCTATCATACCTCGTATTGGAGCCTCTGTAACGTTTTATGGGTGTGCTGTTGTTAGACAATTTGAAATGATGAATGTTTTTACAACTGCCTCTTCTGAAGCTATTTTAAGATCTAGAGATAAATTAAAAAGTTTACAACGCTTAAGTAAAGCTGGTATCGGAATGCCAAAAACAGTTTTTACAAACTATTCTAGAGATGTTGAAGAAGTTATCCAACATGTTGGTGGTGTACCAGTAATTATAAAATTACTAGAAGGGACTCAAGGACTAGGTGTTGTTTTAGCTGAAAGTAAAAATGCTGCCGAATCTGTTTTAGAAGCCTTTAATGGTCTAGAAGCTAGAGTTATTGTGCAAGAATTTATTAAAGAAGCTAAAGGTGCTGATTTACGTGCTTTAGTTGTTAATGGAGAAGTTGTTGGCGCAATGAAACGTCAAGGAAAGGAAGGCGAATTTAGATCTAATTTACATAGAGGTGGAAGTGCAAATATTATTAAATTAAGTGAAGCAGAACTACAAGTTGCGAGAAAAGCGTCCTTAGCTTTAAAATTACCTGTGTGTGGTGTAGACATGCTACAATCTGAGAGAGGTCCTTTATTATTAGAGGTTAACTCTAGTCCTGGATTGGAAGGTATAGAAAATGCAACAGGTAAAAATATTGCCAAAAACATTATCAATTATATAGAAAACAACACTCAAAAATAG
- a CDS encoding ATP-dependent zinc protease: MTKKTIGRTDKIDFPKLDLFEIDCKIDTGAYTSAIHCSNVVVKDDGLHCTFYSKGHPNFNSETKIFKEYTFTDVKSSNGCVENRYKIKTDVIFFGKSYKINLTLSTRDDMRFPVLIGRQFLKRKFLVDVDILNQSFNHNK; encoded by the coding sequence ATGACAAAAAAAACCATTGGTAGAACCGATAAAATTGACTTTCCGAAGTTGGATTTATTTGAAATAGACTGCAAAATTGATACCGGCGCCTATACCTCTGCAATCCACTGCTCTAACGTCGTGGTTAAAGATGACGGGCTACATTGTACTTTTTACAGTAAGGGCCACCCAAACTTTAATAGTGAAACTAAAATATTTAAAGAGTACACCTTTACAGATGTAAAAAGCAGTAACGGTTGTGTTGAAAACCGCTACAAAATAAAAACAGACGTGATTTTTTTTGGAAAATCATACAAGATTAACTTAACTTTAAGCACAAGAGACGACATGAGATTTCCCGTTTTAATTGGTAGACAATTTTTAAAACGCAAATTTTTAGTAGACGTTGATATCCTAAACCAATCCTTTAATCATAACAAATAA
- the uvrC gene encoding excinuclease ABC subunit UvrC, with product MSQTALDIQLKTLPDSPGVYQYFDAEGTIIYVGKAKNLKKRVSSYFTKTHENGKTRVLVKRIASIKHIVVETETDALLLENNLIKKHKPRYNVLLKDDKTYPWICIKKERFPRVFPTRRVIKDGSDYFGPYTSMKTVKTLLGLINGLYKLRTCNYNLAQDKVSEGKYKVCLEYHLGNCKGACEGRETEASYHENIDAIREILKGNFKDSLGSFKVQMRQFAEDMEFEAAQRIKEKIEVLENYQAKSTIVNPKISNVDVFSIISDAGHGYINFLQLSYGSIIRSHTLEIKKKLDESDKELLELAIIEIRARFNSNSKEIYVPFSVNIGEELKVTVPQLGDKKHILDLSIRNAKYYRMERFKQVKITDPDRHANRIMVQMKQDLRLGEEPRHIECFDNSNIQGTNPVAACVVFKNGKPSKKDYRHFNIKTVEGPDDFASMEEVVFRRYKRLLEEEQPLPQLIIIDGGKGQLSSALKSLDLLGLRGRIAIIGIAKRLEELFYPDDPIPLYLDKKSETLKIIQQLRNEAHRFGIEHHRNKRSKQALNTEMETIPGIGEKTIVELLKKFKSAKRISNAKLDELEEVVGVSRAAKIYNYYHKE from the coding sequence ATGAGTCAAACCGCTTTAGATATTCAGCTTAAAACCTTACCGGATTCTCCTGGAGTCTACCAGTATTTTGATGCGGAGGGCACCATTATATATGTTGGTAAAGCTAAAAATCTTAAAAAACGAGTTAGTTCTTATTTTACCAAAACACATGAAAATGGTAAGACTAGGGTTTTAGTCAAGCGTATTGCAAGTATTAAGCATATTGTTGTGGAGACGGAAACGGATGCTTTATTATTAGAGAATAACCTTATAAAAAAGCATAAGCCACGTTATAATGTTTTATTAAAAGACGATAAAACATATCCTTGGATTTGTATAAAAAAAGAACGTTTTCCAAGAGTGTTTCCTACCCGTCGCGTTATTAAGGATGGCAGTGATTATTTTGGCCCTTATACAAGTATGAAAACGGTTAAAACGTTATTGGGTTTGATAAATGGGTTGTATAAATTAAGAACTTGTAATTATAATTTAGCGCAAGACAAAGTAAGCGAAGGTAAATACAAAGTGTGTTTGGAATACCATTTAGGAAATTGTAAAGGAGCGTGCGAAGGAAGAGAGACAGAAGCAAGTTATCATGAAAATATTGATGCTATTAGGGAGATTTTAAAAGGAAATTTCAAGGATTCTCTAGGTAGTTTTAAAGTGCAGATGAGGCAATTTGCCGAAGACATGGAGTTTGAAGCAGCTCAACGTATTAAAGAGAAAATTGAAGTTTTAGAAAATTACCAAGCGAAGTCAACGATCGTTAATCCTAAGATTAGCAATGTCGATGTGTTTTCCATAATTAGTGATGCTGGACATGGTTATATTAATTTTTTACAATTGTCCTATGGATCAATTATAAGATCACATACGTTGGAAATCAAAAAGAAGCTGGATGAAAGTGATAAAGAACTTTTAGAATTGGCTATTATTGAAATAAGAGCACGTTTTAACTCTAACTCTAAAGAAATATACGTACCTTTTTCTGTGAATATTGGTGAGGAACTTAAGGTTACCGTTCCGCAATTAGGAGATAAAAAGCATATTTTAGATTTGTCTATTAGAAATGCTAAGTATTATAGGATGGAGCGTTTCAAACAAGTTAAAATAACAGATCCAGACCGTCATGCTAATCGTATTATGGTGCAAATGAAACAGGATTTGCGTTTAGGGGAAGAGCCACGACATATCGAGTGTTTTGATAACTCAAACATACAAGGGACTAATCCCGTAGCAGCTTGTGTTGTGTTTAAAAACGGTAAACCAAGTAAAAAGGATTATCGCCATTTTAACATAAAAACGGTTGAAGGTCCAGATGATTTTGCATCTATGGAAGAGGTTGTGTTTAGACGGTATAAACGCTTACTTGAGGAGGAACAACCTTTGCCACAATTAATAATTATTGATGGAGGAAAAGGGCAATTATCTTCAGCATTAAAAAGTTTAGATCTTTTAGGATTAAGAGGTAGAATCGCTATAATAGGGATTGCAAAACGTTTAGAAGAATTGTTTTATCCAGACGATCCAATTCCATTATATTTAGATAAAAAATCAGAAACATTAAAAATAATTCAACAGTTGCGTAATGAGGCGCACCGTTTTGGAATAGAGCATCATCGAAATAAAAGAAGTAAGCAGGCGTTAAATACCGAAATGGAAACTATTCCTGGGATAGGAGAAAAAACGATAGTAGAATTATTGAAGAAATTTAAATCTGCAAAACGAATTTCAAACGCTAAATTAGACGAGTTGGAAGAGGTTGTAGGAGTTTCTAGAGCAGCAAAAATATATAATTATTACCATAAAGAATGA
- a CDS encoding patatin-like phospholipase family protein, whose translation MKQISIAILLILTFCSSLNAQEQEVESKEPKVGLVLSGGGAKGFAHIGVLKVIDSLGIRVDYVAGTSMGAIIGSLYASGYSGKQLDSIFKGVNFDDLISDNIPRSAKSTYEREISERYAVTLPFDHLKVKLPSALSRGQNVFNLLTKLMLHVSDEDDFSKLPIPFFCIGTDVETGQQVVLDKGNLPQSVRASGAFPSLFQPVEINGQLLIDGGVVNNYPINELKAKGMDVIIGVDVQDGLANRTDLSSAPQILFQINNFRTITDMKSKSKVTDIYIKPDITKFNVVSFDDGNQIIKNGEIAALDKLKILQQLKENQLKKPIVRGVIRSPDSLQVNYIETNGINRYTRSYVLGKLKMRPYTMVTYEEMAEGANNVVATNNFDSFFYELKKEDDDAYRVVTTVNETKKTTFLKLGLHYDDLYKSAILANITKNQFLLKNDVASLDLIIGDHVRYNFDYFIDKGIYWSVGLKSRYNEFEQSVVADAFLSQSEASVIGLNKINTELSDFSNQFYLQTLFRNDLALSLGVEHKKLKVTTETILSSDNPNETVFENSNYVSLFGKLQFDTYDSKYYPTEGVSFLGEANYYVYSSDYSAEFSPFSIFKAELGYAFKATDKLSFNLVTDAGFKINPKANQFLDFVLGGYGNNFINNFKPFYGYDFLTIAADSYIKGSINLDYQFLPKNHIMATANYANVADRLFDGTEWLSLPEYSGYALGYSFESFLGPIEAKYSYSPETKDSYWFFNLGYWF comes from the coding sequence ATGAAGCAAATTAGCATCGCTATACTATTAATATTGACTTTTTGTAGTAGTCTTAACGCGCAAGAACAGGAAGTCGAATCTAAAGAACCTAAAGTTGGTTTAGTTTTAAGTGGTGGTGGCGCAAAAGGGTTTGCGCATATTGGTGTTTTAAAAGTTATAGATAGTTTAGGTATTAGAGTGGATTATGTTGCTGGAACTAGTATGGGTGCAATTATCGGATCATTATATGCTTCTGGTTATTCAGGTAAACAATTAGATTCTATTTTTAAAGGGGTTAATTTTGATGACCTAATAAGTGATAATATACCAAGGTCTGCAAAGTCAACGTACGAGAGAGAAATATCAGAACGTTACGCTGTAACGCTACCTTTTGATCATTTAAAAGTAAAGTTGCCATCCGCACTATCTAGAGGTCAAAATGTGTTCAATTTATTAACCAAGCTAATGCTACATGTTAGTGATGAAGACGATTTTTCAAAATTACCCATACCATTTTTCTGTATTGGGACTGATGTAGAAACAGGACAACAAGTGGTCTTGGATAAAGGTAATTTACCACAATCTGTTAGGGCTAGTGGTGCTTTTCCATCATTGTTTCAGCCTGTGGAGATTAACGGGCAATTATTAATTGATGGCGGCGTCGTTAATAATTATCCCATCAATGAGCTTAAAGCTAAAGGGATGGATGTTATTATTGGGGTTGATGTGCAGGATGGTTTAGCAAATCGTACAGACCTATCTTCTGCGCCACAAATATTGTTTCAGATTAATAATTTCAGGACGATAACTGACATGAAAAGCAAGTCTAAAGTGACTGATATTTATATAAAGCCAGATATTACAAAGTTTAATGTGGTGTCTTTTGACGATGGAAACCAGATTATTAAAAATGGAGAGATTGCTGCTTTAGATAAACTTAAAATTTTGCAGCAGTTAAAAGAGAATCAATTAAAAAAACCAATAGTTAGGGGTGTTATAAGATCTCCAGATAGTTTGCAGGTTAATTATATCGAAACTAACGGAATCAATAGATACACAAGGTCTTATGTTTTAGGGAAATTAAAAATGAGGCCATATACTATGGTTACGTATGAGGAAATGGCTGAAGGGGCTAATAATGTAGTCGCAACTAATAATTTTGATAGTTTTTTTTACGAGTTAAAAAAAGAAGATGATGACGCGTACCGAGTAGTGACTACTGTTAATGAAACAAAAAAAACAACATTTTTGAAGCTAGGATTACATTATGACGATTTATACAAAAGTGCCATTTTAGCCAACATCACTAAAAATCAATTTTTACTAAAAAATGATGTTGCTTCTCTGGATTTAATAATTGGAGATCACGTCAGGTATAATTTTGACTATTTTATAGATAAAGGTATTTATTGGAGTGTCGGTTTAAAATCTAGATATAACGAGTTTGAGCAAAGTGTTGTAGCTGACGCCTTTTTGTCACAATCGGAAGCGTCAGTCATAGGTCTTAATAAAATAAATACAGAGCTGAGCGATTTTAGTAATCAGTTTTACTTGCAAACGTTATTCAGAAACGATTTAGCGTTATCCTTAGGTGTGGAACACAAAAAACTTAAAGTAACGACAGAAACTATTTTGTCATCAGACAATCCAAACGAAACGGTTTTTGAAAACAGTAATTATGTTAGTCTTTTCGGGAAACTACAATTTGATACTTATGATAGTAAATATTACCCGACAGAGGGGGTTTCTTTTTTAGGAGAAGCTAATTACTATGTATACTCGTCAGATTATTCAGCTGAGTTCTCTCCGTTTTCAATATTTAAGGCAGAGTTAGGTTATGCTTTTAAAGCGACCGATAAACTTTCTTTTAATTTAGTTACAGATGCAGGTTTTAAAATAAATCCAAAAGCGAATCAGTTTTTAGATTTTGTTTTAGGGGGTTATGGTAATAACTTTATAAATAATTTTAAACCGTTTTATGGATACGATTTTTTAACAATAGCAGCAGATTCTTATATCAAAGGAAGTATAAATTTGGACTATCAATTCTTACCTAAAAACCATATAATGGCTACTGCAAACTATGCAAATGTAGCAGATAGATTGTTTGATGGTACAGAGTGGTTGTCTTTACCAGAATATTCGGGTTATGCTTTAGGCTATTCTTTTGAGTCTTTTTTAGGGCCAATAGAGGCTAAGTATAGTTACTCTCCAGAAACAAAAGATAGTTACTGGTTTTTTAATTTAGGGTATTGGTTTTAA
- a CDS encoding homogentisate 1,2-dioxygenase: MPFYHKLGKIPPKRHTQFRKADGSLYAEQLFGTIGFDGMSTNSYHEHRPTQVKEIRKQYSVAPKIAKKNHIQSYRLRGFQVKPENDYLESRKTVLINSDCSIILAAPKHSTTDYFYKNTDADELIFIHKGTGKLRTHLGNLDFKYGDYLLVPRGVIYKMDFDTEDNRLFIVESKRPIYTPKRYRNYFGQLLEHSPFCERDLRQPQELETHNEKGDFLMKVKKQDDIFEMVYATHPFDVVGYDGYNYPYAFSIHDFEPITGRIHQPPPVHQTFETDAFVVCSFVPRLYDYHPDSIPAPYNHSNIDSDEVLYYVDGDFMSRNDIDAGHISLHPAGIPHGPHPGATERSIGKVKTDELAVMVDTFKPLMVTEEALKIADEDYYKSWLEH; encoded by the coding sequence ATGCCATTTTATCATAAACTAGGAAAAATACCACCAAAAAGACATACCCAGTTCAGAAAAGCAGACGGTAGCTTGTATGCAGAACAGTTATTTGGTACCATAGGTTTTGACGGTATGTCAACAAATTCCTATCACGAGCATAGACCAACACAAGTAAAGGAAATTAGAAAACAATACAGTGTTGCTCCTAAAATCGCTAAAAAAAACCACATACAATCTTACCGTTTAAGAGGGTTTCAGGTTAAGCCAGAAAACGATTATTTAGAGTCTCGTAAAACAGTACTTATAAATAGTGATTGTAGTATTATTTTGGCAGCGCCAAAACATTCAACAACTGACTATTTTTATAAAAACACAGACGCGGATGAGCTTATCTTTATCCATAAAGGAACCGGAAAGCTGCGCACACACTTAGGTAACCTAGATTTTAAGTATGGTGACTATTTATTAGTGCCAAGAGGTGTGATTTATAAAATGGATTTTGATACAGAAGACAATCGTTTATTTATTGTCGAGTCTAAAAGACCAATTTATACACCTAAACGTTACCGTAATTATTTTGGACAATTATTAGAGCATTCTCCTTTTTGTGAGCGTGATTTAAGACAACCACAAGAGTTAGAAACACATAACGAGAAAGGGGACTTTTTAATGAAAGTTAAAAAGCAAGACGATATTTTCGAAATGGTTTATGCAACACATCCTTTTGATGTTGTAGGTTATGATGGTTACAATTATCCATATGCCTTCTCAATTCATGATTTTGAACCGATAACAGGACGCATTCATCAACCGCCACCAGTACATCAAACTTTTGAAACAGACGCATTTGTAGTTTGTAGTTTTGTGCCAAGACTGTATGATTATCATCCAGATAGTATTCCAGCACCTTACAATCATAGTAATATTGATAGTGATGAGGTATTGTATTACGTGGATGGCGATTTTATGTCTAGAAACGATATAGATGCTGGTCACATATCCTTGCATCCCGCAGGAATACCACATGGTCCGCACCCAGGAGCAACAGAGCGTAGCATCGGGAAAGTAAAAACAGATGAGCTAGCAGTAATGGTAGATACGTTTAAGCCGTTAATGGTGACTGAGGAAGCGCTTAAAATAGCAGACGAAGACTACTATAAATCGTGGCTAGAACATTAG
- the hppD gene encoding 4-hydroxyphenylpyruvate dioxygenase yields the protein MSKKEVKSVDYGLEKIFEGAQDFLPLLGTDYVEFYVGNAKQAAHFYKTAFGFQSHAYKGLETGSKDSVSYVLKQDKIRLVLTTPLNSKSPINDHIVKHGDGVKIVALWVEDAKKAYEETTKRGAKSYMEPVVEKDEFGEVVRAGIYTYGETVHMFVERKNYNGQFLPGFVEWKSDYNPEPVGLKYIDHMVGNVGWGEMNTWVKWYEDVMGFVNFLSFDDKQIHTEYSALMSKVMSNGNGRIKFPINEPAKAAKRSQIEEYLDFYEGSGVQHIAVATDDIIKTVSQLKARGIEFLPPPPQAYYDDIPNRLGVHMEMMKEDINELQKLSIMIDADEEGYLLQIFTKPVEDRPTLFFEIIQRMGAQGFGAGNFKALFESIEREQAKRGTL from the coding sequence ATGAGTAAAAAAGAAGTAAAATCAGTAGACTACGGTTTAGAAAAAATATTTGAAGGTGCGCAAGATTTCTTGCCACTTTTAGGAACAGATTATGTGGAGTTTTATGTGGGTAATGCAAAACAAGCAGCTCATTTTTATAAAACAGCATTCGGATTTCAATCTCATGCTTACAAAGGATTAGAAACAGGATCAAAAGACTCTGTTAGTTATGTGTTAAAGCAAGACAAAATCCGTTTAGTATTAACAACACCTTTAAACAGTAAGTCGCCAATTAACGATCATATAGTAAAACATGGTGACGGAGTTAAAATTGTGGCGTTATGGGTGGAAGATGCTAAAAAAGCTTATGAAGAGACTACAAAGCGTGGTGCTAAGTCATACATGGAGCCAGTCGTAGAAAAAGACGAATTTGGTGAAGTAGTAAGAGCTGGGATTTATACTTACGGAGAAACAGTACACATGTTTGTCGAGCGTAAAAATTACAACGGACAATTTTTGCCAGGATTTGTAGAGTGGAAAAGCGACTATAATCCAGAGCCAGTAGGATTAAAATATATTGACCACATGGTTGGTAATGTAGGTTGGGGAGAAATGAATACTTGGGTAAAATGGTATGAAGATGTTATGGGATTTGTTAATTTCTTGTCTTTTGACGACAAGCAAATCCATACAGAATACTCGGCTTTAATGTCTAAAGTAATGAGTAATGGTAATGGACGTATTAAATTCCCGATTAATGAGCCTGCAAAAGCAGCTAAAAGATCTCAAATTGAAGAGTATTTAGATTTTTATGAAGGTTCAGGTGTGCAGCATATTGCAGTAGCAACAGATGATATTATTAAAACGGTGTCTCAGCTTAAAGCTAGAGGTATCGAATTTTTACCACCACCACCGCAAGCGTATTATGATGATATTCCAAACCGTTTAGGTGTGCACATGGAAATGATGAAGGAGGATATTAACGAGCTTCAAAAGTTATCAATTATGATTGATGCTGATGAAGAAGGCTATTTGCTTCAAATTTTTACAAAACCAGTAGAAGATAGACCAACCTTGTTTTTTGAAATCATACAACGTATGGGAGCGCAAGGTTTTGGAGCAGGTAACTTTAAAGCATTGTTTGAATCTATCGAAAGAGAACAAGCAAAAAGAGGAACGCTTTAA